One Labeo rohita strain BAU-BD-2019 unplaced genomic scaffold, IGBB_LRoh.1.0 scaffold_352, whole genome shotgun sequence genomic region harbors:
- the LOC127160443 gene encoding CD48 antigen, giving the protein MSCQYNFLFLFLCGFAALTVSVKTCGKEILEGTSCTIKLITKNSEKPDEIEWYHLTSDTIVLLWKRGKIKKVAEGVSKEEDGSLTFKSVSLKDTGKYKYKAFNNDGTEIGTGEEEIQVYIKAPKPTVTFDCDADSNATLTCDTGNRTDLTLFWYIDTIVQNETNPQMFLTFTQIQKNQTYSCSVSNPVSNEQSESIPVLCHTGHTGPTGPTEPTGYDPGPDTEVSGSKFNFMVSILAGGGAFLLLLSVLIICACRSCRQQKKHQQDEGELSDSFYQNRSRTEHSGNISLQMTT; this is encoded by the exons TCTCAGTAAAGACATGTGGAAAAGAAATACTAGAAGGAACATCCTGCACCATTAAGCTGATAACGAAAAACAGTGAGAAACCTGATGAAATAGAATGGTACCATTTAACCAGTGATACCATCGTTCTTCTCTGGAAACGTGGGAAAATCAAAAAAGTGGCTGAAGGTGTATCTAAGGAAGAAGATggatcattaacatttaaaagtgttaGTCTGAAGGACACCggcaaatataaatacaaagctTTTAATAATGATGGTACAGAGATTGGTACTGGAGAAGAGGAAATTCAGGTTTATA TAAAGGCTCCTAAACCTACTGTGACATTTGACTGTGATGCTGATAGCAACGCTACTCTCACCTGTGACACTGGAAACCGTACAGATCTGACCCTATTCTGGTATATAGACACAATCGTCCAGAATGAGACAAACCCTCAAATGTTCCTGACATTTACTCAGATACAGAAGAATCAAACATACTCATGCAGTGTAAGCAATCCTGTCAGCAATGAACAAAGTGAGAGTATTCCAGTACTGT GTCATACAGGTCATACAGGTCCTACAGGTCCTACAGAACCTACAGGTTATGACCCAGGTCCTGATACAGAAGTTTCTGGCTCTAAATTCAATTTCATGGTGAGCATTTTAGCAGGTGGAGGAGCCTTTCTGCTGCTGCTAAGTGTTCTCATAATCTGTGCCTGTCGAAGCTGTAGACAACAAAAGAAGCACCAACAAG ATGAGGGAGAGCTGAGCGATTCTTTCTACCAAAACAGATCCAGAACAGAACACAGTGGAAACATTTCACTGCAAATGACAACCTGA